One genomic region from Homalodisca vitripennis isolate AUS2020 chromosome 6, UT_GWSS_2.1, whole genome shotgun sequence encodes:
- the LOC124365171 gene encoding uncharacterized protein LOC124365171, whose product MSQLEKVASNLAVNYVVPHVSGIPGVKQVVGFRESGVKKGSIAAMAQSYQGDVKAGSTFSRMQSESSAKGGYARQQTTATSRHGSSPGTKPSSGKNSSGPKMSHTSNKTSSYKNKSGK is encoded by the coding sequence ATGAGTCAACTTGAGAAGGTCGCGTCAAACTTGGCAGTCAACTATGTGGTACCCCACGTCAGCGGCATACCTGGGGTCAAGCAGGTGGTCGGGTTCCGGGAGTCGGGAGTCAAGAAAGGGTCTATAGCAGCGATGGCACAGTCCTACCAGGGGGACGTCAAGGCCGGCTCCACATTCTCCAGGATGCAGTCCGAGTCTTCGGCCAAAGGGGGATACGCTCGTCAGCAGACCACTGCGACTAGTCGACACGGCAGCTCTCCGGGGACCAAGCCGTCCAGCGGCAAGAACTCTAGTGGGCCCAAGATGTCTCACACCTCCAACAAAACTTCGTCCTACAAGAATAAATCTGGGAAataa